Sequence from the Rhodococcus jostii RHA1 genome:
TCCGGCGTCTTCGGCACCGACAGGTTGCCTGCCCCCGAGATGAAGTACCGGCTGCGCACGACGGCGCCGTCGTCGGTGCGGACCGTCCACACCGAGTTCTCGTCGTCCCAGTGCACGCCGACCACGCGGGTGTCGAACGTGATGTCTTTGCGCAGGTCGAAGCGGTCGGCGACGTGTTCGAGGTAGCGGAGGATCTCCGGCTGTCCGGCGAACCGCTCACTCCACTGCCATTCCTGCTGCAGATCCTCGTCGAACGAGTACGAATAGTGGACGCTCTCGATGTCGCAGCGGGCACCCGGATAGCGATTCCAGAACCAGGTGCCGCCGACCTCCGAGCCGGCTTCGAACACCCGTGTCGACAGCTTCATCGTGTCGCGCAGCTTGCGCAGGGCGTAGAGGCCGGCGAATCCGGCACCCACGACGACGACGTCGACGTCGGCAGAAATGGTCTTTGACATGCGTTGGGCTCCTCGGGACGATGGGTTCCGGCTGGAGTCGAGCGGGCAACCGGGGTATGCCAACGACAATGGCCCACGTCACATCACCCCCACACCGGGTAAAACACCCCCTCGGTTACCTGTGTTGTCCGTCACATTCGGTGGGGGTAGGTTTCGTTCCACACCTGGCTAACCGGACACGGGAGAAATCCACTGACTCGCTCGAGAGAACTCACGAGGTCGATGACCAGCTTCGTCGGCCGACGCCGCGAGATCGAGGAAGCCCGCGCACGACTGCAGCAATCCCGGCTCGTGTCGCTGCTCGGTGCCGGCGGCGTGGGCAAGACGCGGCTGGCCGAGGAACTCGCGGTCCGCTCCGCCCGCGCCTTCCGCGATTCCGTCCGGTGGATCGACCTCGCGCCCGTCCGCGATCCCGACGCACTGCCCTCCGCGGCCGCGGCCGCGCTCGGCGTCACCGACCAGTCGAGCCGTGCGGTGATGGACAAGGTGATCGACCAACTGCAGTCCCGGCATATGCTGATCGTCCTCGACAACTGCGAGCACCTACTGTCCGCGGCAAGCGAATTCGTCAGCACCGTCCTCGCCTCCGCGCCGGAGGTCCGGATCCTCACCACGAGTCGCGAACCGCTCGGGATCGCCGGCGAATTCACGTACCTCCTTCCACCGCTGAGCACTCCGGGTGACATCGAGGACTGCCGCGCCGCGGACATCGCCACGTTCGAATCGGTGTCGTTGCTCGTGGAGCGCGCGCAGGGCGTCGTCGCCGACTTCCGCCTCACCGACGCGAACGCCCCCGCCGTCGCACAGTTGTGCAATCAGCTCGACGGGATCCCGCTCGCCATCGAACTCGCCGCCGCCCGGCTGCGGTCGCTGTCCGCGTCGCAGCTCGTCGAACGCCTCGACCAGCGTTTCGCACTCCTCACCGGCGGTGACCGGGCGGCGATGCCTCGCCAGCAGACGCTGCGCGCCCTCATCGACTGGAGTTACGAACTGTGCTCGGACACCGAGCGGCTGCTGTGGTCGCGGCTCGCCGTGTTCCCCGGAAGCTTCGATCTCGAAGCCGCGGAAGCCGTCAGCGGGTTCGGTGCGCTGTCGGACTCGCCGGTCATCGACGTCCTCGACCGCCTGGTCGGAAAATGCCTTGTCACCGTGGACCGTTCGACCGAACGTCTCCGCTACTCGCAGCTGATGACGGTGCGGGAGTACGGGCACGAGCTCCTCGAACTGAGCGGGGAGCGCGACGAGCTGTACCGGCGACATCTCGAGCATTATTCGGAGCGCGCCCGCCGGTCGTCGCTCGACTGGTGCGGGCCAGGACAATCGGAGATCCTCGCGGGACTGCGGATCGACCACCCCAACCTCGTGGCCGCCCTGGACTGGGCCCTGCACGACGACTCGCAGCGGGCGGCGGCCGCGGAACTGGCCGTCTCGCTGCGGTACCACTGGATCGCGGGCGGCAACCTGTCCGACGGGAGGACCCGGCTCGAGCGGATACTGCTACGGCTCACCGACCCCACCCGGGAACGGGGCGACGTGCTGTGGGTGACCGCGTGGACCGCGCTGATCCAGGGTGACCGCGACGCCGCGCGCGAACACCTCGACGAGTGCACGGCGATCGCGACCGCGCTCGGTGACGAACGACTTCGCGCGCACGCCGACCACTGGGCGGGGATCCACGCCGTGTTCTCCGGCCGCCCCGACGAAGCCATCGGGCTGTTCCGTGATGCCATCGCCGTCCACCGCGCCGTCGGCGACACGGCCTCGGTGCTGACCGCGTCGTTCGAGATGGGCATGGCGCAGACCTACGACGGCCGGCTCGACGACGCCCTCGAGACGTGCCGGGACGTGATCGCGGTGGCGGACGTGCACGGCGAGAAGTGGAACAAGGCCTACGCCCTGTGGGTTTCGAGCGTCGCGTACTTCCACCTGGGCCGGGGCGACGATGCCGTCGACGCTGCCCAGCAGGCGCTGCGGATCCAGCGCGACTTCAAGGACAAGATCTGCACGGCTCTGTCGATCGAGGTGCTGTCGTGGGTGGCCACGTCGAGCGGTGACGCGAACGCGGCGGCCAGGCTGTGCGGCGCCGCGAAGGGTGTGTGGCATCGGCTGGGCACGTCCGTCGCCGCCTTCGGCCCCCATATCACCGACGACTCGCTGTCGTCGGAGCGCGACGCCGCCCGCATGGTCGGGCCCGACGAGTTCGCCCAGCTCGCAACGCCTGCGGTCCGGCTCACCATCGAGGAAGCCGTCGACCTCGCACTGGGCACCCCCACCGAGCGCAGGGCGCCGCGCGCCGAGGCGTCGCCGCTCACCAAACGGGAACAGGAGATCGCCGACCTGCTCGCCCA
This genomic interval carries:
- a CDS encoding ATP-binding protein; its protein translation is MTSFVGRRREIEEARARLQQSRLVSLLGAGGVGKTRLAEELAVRSARAFRDSVRWIDLAPVRDPDALPSAAAAALGVTDQSSRAVMDKVIDQLQSRHMLIVLDNCEHLLSAASEFVSTVLASAPEVRILTTSREPLGIAGEFTYLLPPLSTPGDIEDCRAADIATFESVSLLVERAQGVVADFRLTDANAPAVAQLCNQLDGIPLAIELAAARLRSLSASQLVERLDQRFALLTGGDRAAMPRQQTLRALIDWSYELCSDTERLLWSRLAVFPGSFDLEAAEAVSGFGALSDSPVIDVLDRLVGKCLVTVDRSTERLRYSQLMTVREYGHELLELSGERDELYRRHLEHYSERARRSSLDWCGPGQSEILAGLRIDHPNLVAALDWALHDDSQRAAAAELAVSLRYHWIAGGNLSDGRTRLERILLRLTDPTRERGDVLWVTAWTALIQGDRDAAREHLDECTAIATALGDERLRAHADHWAGIHAVFSGRPDEAIGLFRDAIAVHRAVGDTASVLTASFEMGMAQTYDGRLDDALETCRDVIAVADVHGEKWNKAYALWVSSVAYFHLGRGDDAVDAAQQALRIQRDFKDKICTALSIEVLSWVATSSGDANAAARLCGAAKGVWHRLGTSVAAFGPHITDDSLSSERDAARMVGPDEFAQLATPAVRLTIEEAVDLALGTPTERRAPRAEASPLTKREQEIADLLAQGLSNRQIAEALVISRRTVDGHVEHIFDKLAVSSRTQVAAWVAARAHPPVVETGR